A genomic region of Pseudomonas migulae contains the following coding sequences:
- a CDS encoding pantothenate kinase, with translation MILELDCGNSFIKWRVLGADVRKTVGEGVVDSNLALLESLSALEGLALKFCRLVSVRTSEETGALVSLLTEAFGVSVACATPAREMLGVRNGYEEFERLGLDRWLAMLGGFHLASRACLVLDFGTAVTADYVAGDGEHLGGFICPGMPLMRNQLRTHTRKIRYGDLAAERALESLVPGRTTVEAVERGCSLMLRGFVLTQLELARSYWGADFTVFLTGGDAGLVSEIVPEARVVPDLVFVGLAMACPLS, from the coding sequence ATGATTCTTGAGCTCGACTGCGGAAACAGTTTCATCAAATGGCGAGTACTTGGCGCGGATGTGCGCAAGACGGTCGGTGAAGGAGTCGTCGATTCGAATCTCGCATTGCTGGAGAGTTTGAGTGCGCTCGAGGGGCTTGCTCTCAAGTTCTGTCGGTTGGTCAGTGTCAGAACGAGTGAGGAAACCGGCGCATTGGTTTCTCTGCTGACAGAGGCTTTTGGCGTGTCGGTTGCTTGTGCGACACCCGCTCGCGAAATGCTGGGGGTGCGCAATGGCTACGAAGAGTTCGAGCGCCTGGGGCTAGATCGCTGGTTGGCGATGCTTGGAGGATTCCACCTGGCATCGCGTGCTTGCCTGGTGCTGGATTTCGGTACTGCTGTCACTGCGGATTACGTCGCTGGTGATGGAGAGCATCTCGGAGGATTTATTTGTCCGGGGATGCCGTTGATGCGGAATCAGTTGCGTACCCACACCCGTAAAATTCGTTATGGAGATCTCGCTGCCGAGCGCGCTCTGGAAAGTCTCGTTCCGGGTCGGACCACCGTCGAAGCGGTTGAGCGGGGCTGCTCGCTGATGCTCAGAGGGTTTGTTCTGACTCAGTTAGAGCTCGCGCGTAGTTACTGGGGGGCCGATTTTACCGTATTCCTCACTGGGGGAGATGCGGGACTGGTTTCCGAGATCGTACCTGAGGCCAGAGTGGTTCCAGATCTGGTGTTTGTGG